TGTCGGTACCGCTCAGTGTACCAAACTCCGGATCAAACATAGGCCATGGCGACCAGATGAACAGATCGCGACCGTATACGCCTATGGTAACGCGTTGCAAACCCGCTTTTTTAACCAGGTTAACCGGCAGAGTATAGCTCAGGCTGGCTTCTCTGAACTTGATAAAGTCTGTACTAAAGGTGCTTCCCTCGGCATTGTCTTGGCCCATTTGTGAACGGTAGTAGTTATCTACGTCGAAGGTAAGTGTGGTATTAGGGCTGTATGAACCATCAGCATTCTGTACTACACCGTTACCAATGATACCGTTGTAACGACCCGGCAGCGTGCTTTGCAGTTTACCCTGCTCCACCATTTTATAGTTCATCAGCGAGTGGGCCACGGCACCATGCTGCGCATCAAATAATACGTGCAGCGCTATGTTTTTATAGGTCCAGGTACTGCCCCAGCTCACTTTGTATTTAGGCATGGTGTTACCCAGGTAAACTACACCCGGAGCCAGTTTGGCAAAGCCGGTTGTTTTATCATACACAATCTGTCCGTCTGGTGCGCGGAGGAAACCGTTACCATACAAATCGCCCATGCTGCCGCCTACTTTAGCTACCACCTGGCCGCCGCCTACAGAACCTGTACGCAGGATAAGCGTGCTGTCTGGCAACGAGATGATTTTATTACGGTTTGCGGTGAAGGTACCCATCAGTGTCCAGTTAAAGCCACCTGCGCGGTCGCTCTTGATAGGGCTGCCGTGAATAGAAAATTCGACACCCTGGTTATTTACCTGGCCAACGTTGGTGATAAAGCTAGGGTAACCAGAAGAACGGTCTAGCTGACGCACCAGCTGTTGGTTTTTAGTATTACCGGCATATAAAGCAAGGTCAAATCCAATACGGTTTTTCAACATATTTACTTCTGTACCAACCTCATAGGTAGTGGTACGCAACGGCTGGATGTTAGGGTTGGTTAACAGTGAAGGGTTAGATAAACCGCCACCAAACAAAGAACCTGCCGATACATAGTTAAACGCGGTACGGTAAGCATCTAAACCACCGTTACCCACTTGCGCTGCTGAGGCACGGAACTTAAGGTAATCTATATACGATGGCATCTTCGCCACGTCAGACAGGATAAAGCTGGCGCTGGCCGACGGGAAATTAAGGCCCACACTATTGGTACGCAGTGGCGTAGCCAGGTTACTGTTATAATCCTGACGGTCGGTTAACTCTAAGTACAGGTAGCTTTTATATGCTACGTCCATGATGCCGTAAAAGCTATTGATATTATAGCGCTGATACGGGTTGTCTGGCGATGTAACATAAATCAGTGGACCTTTTGCATTTGAGTATGAGTAAACTCCCGGATAGGTAAGTGAGTCGGCACGAACCTCATCTTTACGATAACGGTTGGCCAGCATGCTGCCACCGGCGGTAACACTCAGGTCAAAATCTTTACCTATTTTTTTTGCATAGCGTAACAAGAAATCGCCGCTAACCTCCTGGTTAAAAATATCTTGCGTACGGTATGAACCATAAACGTATTTAGAACCTGCATCATACGGGCGATCCTGCTCGCGCTGCTCATAGCTCATGTCTAAAGAGGTGCGCAGTTGCAGGCTTAACTCTTTGGTAAACTGATAGGTAGCAGAAGCATTGCCGGTAATTGCGTTACGGTTTGATTTATTCAAAAACTCATAAGCTACCGCATAAGGGTTTTCTGGGAACGAGCTGAACGGATATTCAATAGCGCGATCTGTCTGGCCCAATTTCCAATAGTTTTTAAGCCAGTTAATATCAGCACTTGGCTGCCAGAAAATAAACCAGTACATAATTGATTGATTACCGTATCCGGCGCCTGGCAGGTTATCGCTGAAGCGGTTATCATAAGTAACCTTTGAATTGATGGTCAGCTTATCAGTCAGTTTTGAGTTGATAGACATGGCTGCCGAGTTACGACCGTAACCTGTGTTAGGAACAATCCAGGTGTTTTTTACATTGGTAACAGAGAAACGACCACTGGTACGGTCATTACCGCCATCAACAGTTACGGTATTGGTGTAGGTTTGTCCCTGGTTAAAGTATTGTTTTACACCACTATTAGGATAGGCCACCCACGGGGTACGCGTTTTACCTACTGTCTGCGTGGTGGGGTCAAACTGATAGAACATCTGTCCATCAAACCGCGGACCGTAAGCAGAGCTGGTACCACTGGTACTTGCCCCGTCTGCACTGGCACCATAAGAGTAGTAGTTAGCACCTGCCAAACCCTGGCCATACTCATACTGCAAAGCCGGCCAACGGTTTACATTTGCAATTGATGCATTTGAGTTAAGTGTAACGCCCAGGCCTTTCTTTTTTGAGTTGCCTGATTTGGTGGTGATGATAACTGCACCATTGTTACCACGCTCGCCATAAAGAGCAGCGGCGGCGGCACCTTTCAGTACGGTTACACTTTCAATGTCTTCTGGGTTCAGGTCGTCCACATTGCTGCCATAATCTGCCGGCATATTGTCGCTGCTGGTACCGTAAACACTCTCACCCGCAATTGCAGAACGGCGACCGCTACTGCTGCTGATTACCACACCGTCCAATACAATCAGGGCGGCATTGTCGCCGGTCAGGTTGTTCTCACCGCGCAAAATGATCTTTGTAGAACCCATAGGGCCACTGTTTGAGCGGATCAGGTTTAAACCGGCAACCTTGCCAGAAAGTGCGTCGGTCCAGTTGTTAGAAAGCGCATCGGTCAGGTCCTGCCCCTTTACTACTGTGGCTGCATAGCCTAATGCTTTCTCTTCGCGCTTAATACCCAAAGCGGTTACTACCACCTCGTTAAGCGTAGCTGCGGTTGCATTAAGCGTGATGCTTACGCCAAGCGCATTGCTGTTGTATACTTGTTTCTGCGCCTCATAACCTACCATAGAAAAGTTAACAGCAGTACTGCGCGGCACGCGCACAGAGAACTTACCATCAATGTTGGTTGAGCCTACAAATTTTTTGTTAACATCGGTAATGGTAACACCAACTAGTGGTTGCTTATCATCAGCAGAAAGTACGATACCGCTAACCGATACCAATTCCAGCCTTTTGATAACCACATTACCGTCAATGTTTTTTATGCCGATGCTGGCCTGCTGTTGTAAAACAGACGCCAGGGTTTCGAAAGAAACATCCTCTGACGAAAGGGTAACCATTGTTGCCATGTTTACATCGGTGTTGAACGATACTTTAAAACCATACTTGGTTTTGAGGCTGTTAACAATGTCTTGCACGCTAATGCGCTTCTGCTCAAAATGGAGCTGCCCGGGCATCTTTACCTGTGCTCTGAGCGATAGCGTACAGACGATGAGGCATAAGATGAAGTAAAACTTTTTTCGATGGGGCGAAAATTTAAAGATTTTCATTTTGTTGATTAGAATAATAGGATAGTGTTTGAGTTTGAGTATTTATAGTGTAATCCTGTTGCGTAGGTTAAGCCGCCCAGCACATCGGCAATGCCGGTGTCTTTCATCTCACCACTAAATAATGGGCGTTTATAGGCAGATGGTTGCGCCACTACATTGACGTTGTACCAGCGATGCAGTTTCTCGGCAATCTCTCCGGCATCGCTCTTATCAAATACCAGTGTTTGGTTTTGTAATGAGGCAGCCTCTTTGGCCAGCACGGTTTTAACTGATGCCAGGTGATTGGTCTCGCTGAAAATCAACTCCTGACCGGCTTTCAGGTAGTTTACCTTGTTGCCTGTGGTTACGCCAACCAAACCAGTGGCCACTTTAACCTCGGTATTGATATGCGGACGGGCATACACGCTAAATGATGTACCCAACACCGTTACCGAAAGCTTGTTATCTGTGTGGATAATGAAAGGCTTGTTGGTAAGGTGCTTTACATCAAAAAAGGCCTCGCCGGTTAAGTGTACCTCGCGTTTGCTGCCGTTAAAGGCATTAGTGAAAGTGATTTTTGAGTTGGGCGCCATGTAAACCACAGAACCATCTGGCAGGGTAACCTGATCGCGTGTGTTGGCAGATGTTTGGGCCACCTGCTGCTGCATATTGTTGATGGCGATTGATTTTTTAAAATACAACCAGCCCAGCACACTAAATAATAGCAAACTGGCTGCAACGCCGGTTATCCAGTAAGAGCGCAAGAAGCCCGAGTTATTGCTATTGCGCGGCGCTTCAAAAATTCGATCAAGCAGGCGCAGCCATTGCTCGTCAATATCATTTTGCTTTAAAGGTTGGTTTAGGTTGGCCGCGCGGCGTTCAAGGTAGGTTAACAGGTAACGGTGCTCTGTCTGCTCATTGGCCCAGGCGTTCACCTGTTCCTCTTCTGCAGCAGTACATTCTCCGTTAACATAGTTTAGTAGTAGATCCCAGTTCACTTTCTGTGTTTTTTATGAAGAAGAGCAACCGGGGGACTATTTCCACCAAAAGAAATCCTTAAGAATGTGTTAAAGTTCTGTTAAGCGATAAAAGATTTGCGAGACGGTACCAAAAACTAAGGCCGGAGCATGCCCCGGCCTTACACAAATTAAAAACAATGAGCTTACGCACCTCTCTTTAAAGAGACACGAGTCATTATTTTCCCCTGAAAGAAATTATTAAATAATGGTGAAGATTATGTTAATCAACATCAGCCCACCTGCAATGGTGGCTTTATCCAGACTGCTGTGGTTAATGGCATGGGTAAGTTGCTCAATAGCCTCGCGCATGTTGTACTCCACCTTTTTTTCGGTGATCTCCAGCGCTTCGGCTATCTCGGCATGTTTTAAGCCCAGCAGGCGCAGCTCAATCATCTCTTTGCGTAGTGGTGGCAATTTGGCAATCAAATCTTCAACAATACGGATAGATTGCTTGGCAACAAACTTTTCAAACGGGTTGTAGGCATCGGCCGGGATGTTGTGCACATCATCAGGCAACTCAATAGACTGGTAACGGGGTGACACCATTTTTAGGGCCCCATGGCGTGCAGCACGGAACAAATAAGGCTTCAGATCATTAATCTGCAGCTTATCTTTTTGCTGCCAAAGGTTGAGGAAAAGATCAGATAGCACATCTTTAGCCTGATCATCATCCTTTACAATACCCTTAACGTAACGAAACAGTGGCGAGTAGTTTTCTTTAAATATGTCTTCAAACCCCTCCAGCGTTCCCCATAACGACATATTTGATTGTTCCATAGCGCCTGCAAAATAAAGGCAGCAATATTTACGCAACAAAAACAACAGGTTAAGTTTACATTAATCAACCTAACAAAACGATAACATTTGTGTACAAACAGAACACAACTGGTTAAAAATCAACGCCCCGAAAAGACAGATATATATTATCAGAACAAACGAGTATTTACATAAATCAAACAAAAAAGGCCGCAAATGCGGCCCTTGTGTTATTTTTCTTCAATATAACTTTCTAATATCTTAAAGCCTCCACTGGTTACCAGTTCAACTTCGCCAATTACTTTTGGTATCAGCAGGCACTCACCCATGGTTACGCCAACTTCGCCGCCGTCATATTTCAGCGTGTAAGAACCTTCAACGCAAACGTGGATCACAAATGAGTCGAGCTTGCTATAGTCTTTGCTCACCGTCTCGGTATAATCCATCAGGTTGGTGGTAAAATATGGACAAGTTACCAGGTGCACATTGGCATTTTGCTCGGCCTGATATTTGGTTTTGTACTCATCATACACCTTATAGTCAATAGCAGCCAGTGCCAGGTCTGTATGCAGTTCGCGTTTCTGTCCATTATCATCAACGCGGTCAAAATCATAAATACGGTAAGTGATATCTGATGTTTGCTGAATTTCGGCAATCAACAAACCTTTACCAATGGTGTGCACACGGCCGGCCGGTAAAAAGAACACGTCGCCTGCGCTTACCTCTTCGCGGTTCAGAATATCCATGATGTGGCCGCTGTTCAGCTTCTCTACATAGGTTTTCTCGTCTACCTGCTGGCTGAAGCCTGAAATCAACGTTGAACCCGGATCGGCCTCTATTACGTACCACATTTCGGTTTTACCAAATGAGTTATGGCGCTCTTTGGCCAATTTATCATCAGGGTGCACCTGGATTGACAAATCATCATTAGCGTCAATAAACTTAACCAGCAGCGGGAAGGTATTACCGAAATGCTTGTATACGTGCTGACCAACCAGATCGCCCTGGTGTTGTTCCAGCAGATCTGCCAGCGATTGGCCTACCAACTCCCCGTTATCAACCACAGATACGTCAGACTTTACACCCGATATTTCCCAGGTTTCGCCGCAATTAGGCAAACTGCCAAAATCTTTATGCAAATAGGTTTTGATCTTTTGACCGCCCCATATTTTGTCTTTATAAATGGTTTTGAATTTTAACGGATAGAGTGATGACATGGTAAGTGTATTTTTGACGCGAAGTTATTAAGTTAATTGATAAACCTGAAACATAAGCTGAGGTTTTGATTAACTATAATTGACGCCTGACTTAAGAGCTCTTGCTATTAAGCATCTATTGCATACCCCCTCCGGATGCTACAATCGGTATTAAAATAAAAACGCCCGGCATTAATGCCAGGCGTTTCCTATATCGGGTTAAATAATTACTTATTTAGCCAGTTTAGCTTTCAGGTTCTCGTTGATAGCTTCCAGGAACTCTTCAGTGTAAAGGAAATCTTTACCGTGTTGTACATTGTTACCGTGGATACAAACGGCTAAGTCTTTAGTCATTTTGCCGCTTTCAACAGTTTCAATACATACTTGCTCCAGGGCTTTGCAGAAGTCGATCAGCTCCTGGTTGTTGTCTAACAAACCACGGAACTCCAGACCGCGGGTCCAGGCAAAGATAGATGCAATTGGGTTGGTAGAGGTTGGTTTACCAGCCTGGTGATCACGATAGTGACGGGTTACGGTACCGTGAGCAGCCTCAGCCTCCATGGTTTTGCCATCTGGAGTAACCAGGGTTGAAGTCATCAGACCCAGTGAACCGAAACCTTGAGCTACGGTGTCAGACTGTACGTCGCCATCATAGTTTTTACAAGCCCAAACAAAGTTACCGTTCCATTTCAGCGCAGAAGCAACCATGTCGTCAATCAGACGGTGCTCGTAAGTAATACCGGCAGCGTCAAATTTAGCTTTGTAATCTGCCTGATAGATCTCTTCAAAGATATCTTTAAAGCGACCGTCATATTTTTTAAGGATGGTATTTTTGGTTGACAGGTATAAAGGCCAGCCTTTCATCAGCGCCTGGTTAAAACAAGCATGTGCAAAACCGCGGATAGACTCGTCAGTATTGTACATAGCCAGGGCAACGCCATCGCCTTTAAAGTTAAATACATCGAAAGATTGTACTTCGCCGCCATCTTCTGGAGTGAAGGTGATGGTCAGTTTGCCTTTACCTTTAGTTACAAAGTCAGTAGCACGGTACTGATCGCCGAAAGCGTGACGGCCGATGCAGATAGGCGCAGTCCAGTTTGGCACCAGGCGTGGTACGTTTGACATTACAATTGGCTCGCGGAATACGGTACCGTCCAGAATGTTACGGATAGTGCCGTTTGGCGATTTCCACATTTGTTTCAGGTTAAACTCTTTTACACGAGCCTCATCAGGAGTGATGGTGGCACATTTAATACCTACACCGTATTGTTTAATGGCGTTAGCAGCGTCAATAGTTACCTGGTCGTTGGTTTCATCGCGATACTCAACACCTAGATCATAATATTTGATATCCAGCTCAAGGTATGGAAGGATCAGCTTATCTTTTATAAATTGCCAGATGATGCGGGTCATTTCGTCACCATCAAGCTCAACTACCGGGTTTGCTACTTTAATTTTTGACATATTATTAGTGTTAGAATTCCGTTTTTGAAACAATCGCCCAAATATAGAATTGCTTTTACTGTTTTTTTAATTAAATGCTATAAAAAATTCAAGGCATTTACTAAAATTACATACATTTGAAGAGTAGCAAGGTCATTAAACCCCCGCTTTGCAACAAAGTATAAAATTTAAAGCTTATCATTTGAAAAAGATCATTTTTACCCTGCTGGTATCTATTGCGGCTTTTAGCGCCAGGGCACAAGTTGGTTATAATTATTCTCAGTATGATTTTGGCGTAGGTGCCACCTTTAATAAAGGCAAAACAGATTTTGCCACATCAACCACCAGACCGTCTTTCGCGGCCAATTTCACTTACAATCAAACCCCTTTTGTAAACTTTATTGCCGATTTACAGATAGGTTCAATAAACGGGTTTGATCTGAGCAAATCAGGCTATGCCCCGCTCCTGCTTATGTTGGACCCTACCGAGCTACCTTACGCAAGCTTTACCAGCGATTATACTACCATTAGTGGCCGTGTACAGCTGCAAATGGGCGAGATAATGGATTACTCGCACAGCCAGTTTAAAAACTTTTTTAAAAATCTTTATATCAGCGGTGGCGTGGGCGTAATTTACAGCGATTACAAATTCACCACAGTAAGCCTTGGAACCAACGAAAACAAAGGCAGCAACGTTTTTATTCCGCTTAAAGTAGGCTACGAACTTAAATTCTTTAACGCCTACAGCGAGCCAACCGTAAAACTCGATCTGGGTTACCAATACAACTACATCCTGAGCGATAACTTTGACGGCATACCAGCCGGTGGAAACGATGCTTTTAAGCAATTTACCGTTGGATTGAAATTTGCCATTGGCGGCAGCACTTCTTACCGTAAACAGATAGATTATTAATTTTAGGTGAACGGATAAAGGCGAAAGGTAAAAGGACCAGTCGCTGCTCATCGATCATCCCTGTAACGATATATAGGGCGCAAGTTATCTACTTGCGCCTTATCTTTTTTATGCCGCTTGCACAACCTTTCACCTTTCACCTTTCACCTTTCACCTTTCAAAAACATTGCCCCTCATCTCCTGTTAAGCCTATATAGATAAAACTTGAATAGGCCATGAACAGAGATAAGAATTACCCTGAGCTAAGGCATACCAACGAAGACAGGGACCGCACCTTAAAAGACGACCTGGGCGAAACTATTGACAAAGAGAACTTGAAATATAATCCGGATAGCCAAAGCTATGAGATTGACGTGAACAGCACCGACCCGGATTATGATCACCCAGACCCGTACGATACCGCCGCCCCTAACGGCGAAGACGATAACTCTACCTGGGACGAGGCCAACCCCTATGATGCCCGCGATGAGTATGACCCTAAACGATCTTTAGAAACCGATGCCGACAAACTGGGCATGCATATAGACGATGGCCGCATTTTAGAGGTTGACCCGATTGATGAATCGCTGGCCCGCACCCCGGAAGACGATCGTGACGACCTGGACGAAGAAGGTTATCCTAAAAATGACGGAGAGTTTTTAAGATAAATCCAGACCACCAACTATTAAAAAAAGACACATCTTAACAAAAAGCAAAAAGGTCAACTTTCTGGCAGAAAGTTGACCTTTTTATTACTAGAGGCTGTTGCCTTTAAAACGACTCTCTAATTATTGCTGAGTGGCCTTACCTGTTTTAGCGTCAATAATATAAGTTAACAGCGGGAAGCCGTCACGAGGGTTAAAGGTTACCCACATGTTACCTCCGGTGCCAACCATAAATTGGATGGTACCAGACAGATTGGTAATCTGATCGTCTGATACTGATTTTTTGTTTTCAATAACGCAGGTATAATCAACTTTACCACCGTCAAAATAAGGAGCAGTTTTGAAAGTATAATCCTGAATGGCCAGCACGTTGGTCCAGTGGTAGTCAAAGCTGGTGCTGTAAGATGAAGTAGTAGCACCATCTTTTAATACAGCAGTAGAAGCGATAGATTTTGAATCGCCGTTAACTAACAAGCGCTCCTGGCTACCCTGAGCACTTACATGCCAGTTCAGCGCAATAGTTCTTGAATTTCTGAAAGCCGAGCCAGAGTAGGTATCCACAGACGTATCACGTTGTGTATACGCGTTAGGATCAGTGCTACCGTTCTCGCACAAGTAAGTAAAGATGGTGTGGCGCTTTACGTTCTCTGTGGTATCGCCGCCCAATTTAATGCTCTGGTTGGTGTTTGCTTTTTCTTCTGATGTACCGCAAGCACTGGTAATATCAAAAATTTTAAGGGTGCTGGCGGCGTTTGTTTTAACGTTAGCTGTTGCAGAAGTGCTGCTTAAGCCTTTGGCCAGTTGCTGCGCCAATGCAGCATAATCGATGTTGTCTTTTGGGGTTGTGGCATTTTTTTTACATGACACAACAACCAGCGATGCACCTGCTAAGGCCAGGGCAGCCATTTTGTAAAAAGGTTTCATGGTGAATTTGTAAAGTACTTTTTTTCAAAGATAATTAGGGAGTCTGCACACGCATATGCAAATCGCATTCCATTTAGTTTTACACCTTCCAGACAAGGCACACCGCCCATCAAAATCCCCAACACGTGTAATTAATTACCCACATTGTGGACAAGCATCCTCGCACTGCAATATCAAACGAAGCATGGCAGAAACAGATATACAAGAGGCTTTTTGGGGATGCTTTATAACAAAGAAGGCGATGTCACCATCGCCTTCTTTATTAATATTCTAAAATCAAAATTGAACACTTGCTACCCGAAAATCGGGTTACTCCAGATCGAGGTTAAACCGCTTCCGCAGCTCGGCCAGTTGTGGGTTTTTTGTAGCCATAAACTGAAATTTCTCTACCGCGGTGTAAGGGCGTCTGTTTACCGCCTGCTCGTCCATACGGCTGTTTACGTTCAGATCAAAGTTTTTGAGGGCTACGCGAAGAAAGTTCATCAGATCAGCCTTTTCCTCGCGGAAATAATTTTCTTGCGTACCGTTGTTCACAACCACCTCAAACTCTGTCGGGCTCAATTGCTTTGGCGCATTGGTGGTCAGGATGTTAACAAACGTCATGGGCTTACCGGCCTTTTTAACCTGCCCGGCATACTCGTTCCAAAGTTGCAGGAAAGCATCGTAGGTAAAAGCTTCCTTATCGGTACCTTTTATATAGGGATCTTCCTCGTCAGCAATCTCTTCTGCGGTATACTTACCCACGTCTTTCAGCGATGGAATTTTAAGCATGCCACCACCACTCATAGACGGAATGGCAATCTTGGGCTTATCTGCCGCGGGTGTTTGCGGCGCGGCTACAGTAGCCGCCGGTGCGGGTTGCGGTGTTGGCGTTGCTGCCGGTGTTACTCTTGGCTCTGGCACGGCTACCGGCTGCGGCGCTTGTTGTACCGGTGCAGGTGCACTAACCGGAGCCGCCGGAGGCGTTATTGCTGAGGTATCAGGTTTTTTTTTTAATTGCCCTTCGGACATTTCAGCAGGCATGGCCGCCATACTCAGTGCCGATGGCAGGTGACAGATCTTTAACAGCGCCAACTCAACCTGCAAGCGTTGATTTTTGCTCAGCTTATAATTCAGGTCGCACTGGTTGGTAATATTCATAGCCGACAGCAGGAACGATACCGAGGTAGCTTGCGATTGCTGCAGGTATTTGGTCCTGATACCATCGCTCACCTCCAATAGTTTCAGCGTATTGGCATCCTTACCCACCAACAGGTTACGGAAGTGTCCCGATAAACCGCTAATAAAATGTGCGCCGTCAAAACCTTTGCTCAAAATCTCGTCAAACAGCAGCAATGTACGGGCGGTGTCTTCTTTCAGCAGGCCGTCGGTTACGTTAAAATAGTAATCATAATCCAGTATGTTCAGGTTATCAATTACAGAGCTGTAAGTTACCTTACCGCCGCTAAAGCTGACAATCTGATCAAACATAGACAGCGCATCGCGCAAGCCGCCATCAGCCTTTTGGGCAATAATATGCAGGCCGTCATCCTCATAACCAATGCCCTCTTTTTGGGCAATATTGGCCAGGTGATTAGACATATCCTCTACCCTGATGCGGTTAAAATCAAAGATCTGACAGCGCGAAAGGATAGTTGGTAAAATTTTATGTTTCTCTGTAGTAGCCAGGATAAAAATGGCGTAATGCGGCGGTTCTTCCAGCGTTTTCAGAAACGCGTTGAAAGCCGCTTGCGAGAGCATGTGCACCTCATCGATGATGTACACCTTATAGCGCGCCCCCTGCGGTGGGATGCGTACCTGGTCAATCAGGTTACGAATGTCGTCTACCGAGTTATTAGACGCCGCATCCAGCTCATGTATGTTAAACGAGTTACCGTTTTGAAATGCCCTGCACGATGCGCACTCGCCGCAGGCCTCGCCATTAGGCTGCAAATTCTCGCAGTTAATGGTTTTTGCCAAAATACGAGCACACGTTGTTTTACCTACCCCACGTGGCCCGCAGAATAAAAATGCCTGCGCCAGCTGGTTATTTTTGATCGCGTTTTTTAAGGTGCCAGTAATATGCTGCTGACCCACAACGGTTTCAAAAGTAGCCGGACGGTATTTACGAGCCGATACAATAAAATTATCCACGGTTACTAAGGTATAAAAAAGTCCGGAAGTCGGAAAGTCAGAAAAGACCGGAAGCTATTGCAAAAGTTTTAAACACCATGTCATGCTGAGGAACGAAGCATCTCTGCTGCAAATCCATTAGACAGTCCTCAGAGATGCTTCGTTCCTCAGCATGACATGGCTAATACTATATAGAAAACGAACGGTCATCAACTCTTCGCTCCCTTCAGCCCCGCTTTCCGCTCCAAGTCCTCGCTTCTCTTTCACCTGCCTAACCGCACGCTGCGGGCTTTCCACTGCAATCGGGTTTATGCTGAACGGTCACTACAATCAACTACCTGCCACTATCTGCTGTTACTTAATTAGCCAGCGCCAGCAAGGCCCTCATATCCAAATGACGGGTATACATGGTCAGGTTACCATGCTCATCAGTAGGCCATTCCTCTTTCGGGCGATCCCAATATAATTCTACGCCATTACCATCGGGATCATCCAGATAAATCGCTTCAGACACCCCATGATCACTGGCGCCGGTCAACGGATAGCCGGCATCCATCAAGCGTTTTACCGCCACAGCAAGATCTCTCCTTTCAGGGTACAATATTGCGGTGTGAAACAAGCCCGGCGCATGCTGCGGCGCTGGTGCAACCCCCTCGCTGTACCAGGTATTCAACCCAATGTGGTGATGATAACCACCGGCAGATATAAAGGCGGCCTGTTCGCCATAAGTGGTCATCAGCTCAAAGCCCAGCAATCCGCAGTAAAAATCCATTGCGCGTTGCAGGTTACTCACTTTTAAATGCACGTGACCGATACGTGTTTTAGCCGGAATTTGATAATCGCTCATAATAAATGTTTAAACATGTAAATTTAATAAGAGTTGTTTAAATGTACGTAGATGGCGTGTCATTTTTGTGGGTTATGTTTCTTAATTAGGATATGTCATCTCGACCAACGGAAGAACTGTTCTCTTGAGCGGGAATTAGCTTGGACAGTGTGAGCGAAAAAATCTTTTCGGAGCGATTTGCTGGAATGTGTAATCGAAAAGATCCCTTACTATCGTTCGGAATGACATCTAAGAAGAACACGAGAAAAAAGACTTACGAAGTTTTAAAAACATCGTAAGTCTGATCAGCGTTAATACAAACTAATCTCTAATCCGTAACTTTGCCCCATGATTATCAAAACGGCCGATTTTATTTGCAGCAACACACAGATCTCTAAACTGCCACCGGCTGAAAAGCCGGAGTATGCTTTTATCGGTCGGTCTAACGTGGGCAAATCATCGTTGATTAATATGCTGACGGCCAAAAAAGGTCTGGCCAAAACATCGCAAACGCCGGGCAAAACACAGTTGATCAACCACTTTCTGGTGAATGATAACTGGTACCTGGTGGATTTGCCCGGTTACGGTTACGCCCGTATTTCTAAAAGCAAAAAAGAGGATTGGGATAAATTTATCCGCAACTACCTCACCAAGCGCGAGAGCCTGCAGTGCGTAATGGTGTTGATTGATAGCCGTCTGGAACCGCAGAAAATTGACGTGGAGTTCTGCAATAAACTGGGCGAATGGGGGCTGCCCTTTGTG
This region of Mucilaginibacter yixingensis genomic DNA includes:
- a CDS encoding FecR family protein, which translates into the protein MNWDLLLNYVNGECTAAEEEQVNAWANEQTEHRYLLTYLERRAANLNQPLKQNDIDEQWLRLLDRIFEAPRNSNNSGFLRSYWITGVAASLLLFSVLGWLYFKKSIAINNMQQQVAQTSANTRDQVTLPDGSVVYMAPNSKITFTNAFNGSKREVHLTGEAFFDVKHLTNKPFIIHTDNKLSVTVLGTSFSVYARPHINTEVKVATGLVGVTTGNKVNYLKAGQELIFSETNHLASVKTVLAKEAASLQNQTLVFDKSDAGEIAEKLHRWYNVNVVAQPSAYKRPLFSGEMKDTGIADVLGGLTYATGLHYKYSNSNTILLF
- a CDS encoding type I phosphomannose isomerase catalytic subunit; protein product: MSSLYPLKFKTIYKDKIWGGQKIKTYLHKDFGSLPNCGETWEISGVKSDVSVVDNGELVGQSLADLLEQHQGDLVGQHVYKHFGNTFPLLVKFIDANDDLSIQVHPDDKLAKERHNSFGKTEMWYVIEADPGSTLISGFSQQVDEKTYVEKLNSGHIMDILNREEVSAGDVFFLPAGRVHTIGKGLLIAEIQQTSDITYRIYDFDRVDDNGQKRELHTDLALAAIDYKVYDEYKTKYQAEQNANVHLVTCPYFTTNLMDYTETVSKDYSKLDSFVIHVCVEGSYTLKYDGGEVGVTMGECLLIPKVIGEVELVTSGGFKILESYIEEK
- a CDS encoding RNA polymerase sigma factor — its product is MEQSNMSLWGTLEGFEDIFKENYSPLFRYVKGIVKDDDQAKDVLSDLFLNLWQQKDKLQINDLKPYLFRAARHGALKMVSPRYQSIELPDDVHNIPADAYNPFEKFVAKQSIRIVEDLIAKLPPLRKEMIELRLLGLKHAEIAEALEITEKKVEYNMREAIEQLTHAINHSSLDKATIAGGLMLINIIFTII
- a CDS encoding SusC/RagA family TonB-linked outer membrane protein, encoding MKIFKFSPHRKKFYFILCLIVCTLSLRAQVKMPGQLHFEQKRISVQDIVNSLKTKYGFKVSFNTDVNMATMVTLSSEDVSFETLASVLQQQASIGIKNIDGNVVIKRLELVSVSGIVLSADDKQPLVGVTITDVNKKFVGSTNIDGKFSVRVPRSTAVNFSMVGYEAQKQVYNSNALGVSITLNATAATLNEVVVTALGIKREEKALGYAATVVKGQDLTDALSNNWTDALSGKVAGLNLIRSNSGPMGSTKIILRGENNLTGDNAALIVLDGVVISSSSGRRSAIAGESVYGTSSDNMPADYGSNVDDLNPEDIESVTVLKGAAAAALYGERGNNGAVIITTKSGNSKKKGLGVTLNSNASIANVNRWPALQYEYGQGLAGANYYSYGASADGASTSGTSSAYGPRFDGQMFYQFDPTTQTVGKTRTPWVAYPNSGVKQYFNQGQTYTNTVTVDGGNDRTSGRFSVTNVKNTWIVPNTGYGRNSAAMSINSKLTDKLTINSKVTYDNRFSDNLPGAGYGNQSIMYWFIFWQPSADINWLKNYWKLGQTDRAIEYPFSSFPENPYAVAYEFLNKSNRNAITGNASATYQFTKELSLQLRTSLDMSYEQREQDRPYDAGSKYVYGSYRTQDIFNQEVSGDFLLRYAKKIGKDFDLSVTAGGSMLANRYRKDEVRADSLTYPGVYSYSNAKGPLIYVTSPDNPYQRYNINSFYGIMDVAYKSYLYLELTDRQDYNSNLATPLRTNSVGLNFPSASASFILSDVAKMPSYIDYLKFRASAAQVGNGGLDAYRTAFNYVSAGSLFGGGLSNPSLLTNPNIQPLRTTTYEVGTEVNMLKNRIGFDLALYAGNTKNQQLVRQLDRSSGYPSFITNVGQVNNQGVEFSIHGSPIKSDRAGGFNWTLMGTFTANRNKIISLPDSTLILRTGSVGGGQVVAKVGGSMGDLYGNGFLRAPDGQIVYDKTTGFAKLAPGVVYLGNTMPKYKVSWGSTWTYKNIALHVLFDAQHGAVAHSLMNYKMVEQGKLQSTLPGRYNGIIGNGVVQNADGSYSPNTTLTFDVDNYYRSQMGQDNAEGSTFSTDFIKFREASLSYTLPVNLVKKAGLQRVTIGVYGRDLFIWSPWPMFDPEFGTLSGTDITTGFEIGQFPSTRTLGANLTVSF